A window of the Brassica napus cultivar Da-Ae chromosome A2, Da-Ae, whole genome shotgun sequence genome harbors these coding sequences:
- the BNAA02G15700D gene encoding uncharacterized protein BNAA02G15700D has product MDSSKSRLVARRSDPANFPAKKSISSRRSLSSSSSSFSSCSSSSLVFPGSPLNSPATPFGLIGVPFAWEQLPGKPKDYSHRLNHRRNNESSVILPLPPHRSITFPVTGKNHKSNYATKKSSSPVTATEKDPFAAALLECSKDDDEDEEDVDRRFRGSSKALVKNSISDRFGLVSLYGSCRRTCAVSESIVYLPRPGKAALYDHLLLPRRHR; this is encoded by the coding sequence ATGGATTCTTCAAAAAGCAGATTAGTAGCCAGACGATCTGATCCGGCCAACTTTCCGGCGAAGAAAAGCATTTCTTCCCGGCGATctttatcttcatcttcttcttccttctcctctTGCTCCTCTAGCTCCCTCGTGTTTCCAGGCTCTCCTTTAAACTCTCCGGCGACTCCTTTTGGTCTCATCGGTGTTCCATTCGCATGGGAACAACTTCCTGGAAAACCCAAAGACTACTCTCATAGACTCAACCACCGCCGCAACAACGAGTCTTCAGTTATATTACCTCTCCCTCCTCACCGGAGTATCACCTTTCCGGTCACCGGTAAAAACCATAAATCTAACTATGCCACTAAAAAGAGCAGCTCCCCTGTGACGGCGACGGAGAAAGATCCCTTCGCGGCGGCGTTGTTGGAATGTTCCAAAGATgacgatgaagatgaagaagacgtAGATCGGAGGTTCCGAGGATCAAGCAAGGCATTGGTAAAGAATAGCATCAGCGACAGGTTCGGGTTAGTGAGTCTCTACGGTTCTTGTCGGAGAACTTGTGCAGTTTCAGAGTCCATTGTTTATCTTCCGAGACCGGGAAAAGCTGCTTTGTATGATCATCTGCTTCTTCCACGCCGTCACCGTTGA